The window GCTCTACTCCATAGGAAAGTCCGTCCAAGGTAAGACCTTATCACACTGGATTCTTAATCAAtggcttttaaattttttttgacgaTATTGGATACTAGTTTTGGATGTTTCGCATTAGTTGCACTCTCCTTTACAGATAGCTAAATTGTTTACAGCCTTATCAATTATCCTGCTAAATTCTGGATCATTAATTTACATTCACGATATTGGACCTATCTTTGGAGTTTATAGTTTAGTTGActtcacttttataaatttatgcatCCAtagcgtatatttttttctatagcgTATATAGTCATACcttcatagaaaataattatatgaaaaatacagacaaaaaaattgtctttaataataacttttattattactgaGAGCAACCACTGTCAATATTGGGTAAGGCAGCTTAAATTAGCATCGAAACATACGGAGCTTTTaccatttttcatttataaatcttcACTCATCACGGTATTAATGAAAGTTATTCAATGAGAAGGGGAAAACTCTTCGTATGTAGAGTGGTAGCGCAAACTTGTCCTAAGCATACAGATTAATTAAGAAGATGTGTTGGACGTAGGTTGTTCCTCACCCAATCTTAAGccagtttttaaaatagcgGACTCTCGCACCGAAATCATAACAAAACAGGATCTTACGGCTTCCCacttaataattctttataaaatcatatctcAAAttctagatatatatatatataattaatttcaaacacaattagaaaatatttttttaaaaagacttGTACTTATTTCCTTATTGGAAATGCAATGATTCTAGATAAGGCTACTTCCGGTTTGATTATAACGTGTTAAGTACTGAACGGTTGAATTATCATCACTTACTTTACACGCCAAGAACTAAACTGAGTGGGAAAGATTATACAGGAGTTACTATTTTACAGTCGTTTGGTttaatgttgtaataaaaGCAAGAAATACGGTTATTTAAACGTATTTCTAtgagatattatatatgtattcataaAAAGCCGTACCGTGAAAAGCtgcaaatttcattaaatatctttacttttaatttttatcatctgTAATGATCACGGAATATTCTGCCAACGTGACGTAGCgcaggttttatataaatgctaAATGCCAGGTCGAGATCTCTGGGTGATGGTGGTGTCGGCATCGCCCTATGAGCATATGATTGGCAAGCCAGATGTCAAATACGTAGCCAATATACACGGCAACGAAGCTGTCGGAAGGGAGATGCTTTTACATCTTATACAggtaataaatctttaaaaatgtaaaaaaaaatgttatgtaactACGCTGGTGGAGGTAAAACTTTTTGATTAGATTCTAAGTTTTGTACGAAAAATATGCTTCATGTAGTGTCATGTATTCTAATATCTGTATTTTCAGAATAATCATTACCAGTACCTAAAATGTTTAACATAACTAATGtcatagatatataattaatagtttcaaaatgttttcttctgtgtgtaactttaaaaaacttatgttCTTTAATCGGTACCACACTTTTTCTCTATTAATACAGCAATACTTGCAGTATTTATGACTcacaacataaatatatgttacttataaataaaaatacaattcatgaaaagttaataattataacggTATTTCATCTTTGCAGTACTTAGTGACTTCCTACGAGACGGATTCCTACATAAAATGGTTATTAGACAACACACGCATACATTTGATGCCATCGATGAACCCTGATGGTTTTCTCATATCTCGTGAAGGACAGTGTGACACCATTCATGGCAGGTACGTTGctattgtgttatttttataatctgtttttttttttatgagtagttgtttattgtatacaaaactAAGCGTCATTTCATAACACAATCTGCAAACAATAACGGCGTGTGcgccatatttttttacaattgaaaaaaatcagAGCTTGAAGTTATAATATCGAAATTCATCAGATTACTATTTGTATGCCATAAActtatactattataaaattgtttgctGTAGTATATGTGGGTCATAACGGTGTAAATTTatgattacaatattaaacttGTTTTGTAGGTTTgaacaaattataacacattCCGAGGCTCGTTTACAACTTACCTAAAagataggaaaatatatttatttcataagaaaataataaatcacagCGTAcaaggatttttatttttcgagTTGTGTTATCTATCACAATCAACTCAAAGTAATTTCCGAACTGTTAGCTTATTATTAGATTGTAATACTCATAAACTCGTTGATGAAGGCACAACGCCCGTCGCTACGACTTGAACCGTAACTTCCCGGATTTCTTCAAACGGAACACGAAGCAGCCTCAACCGGAGACGGAAGCTGTAAAGGAATGGATAAGCAAGATACAGTTCGTACTATCAGGATCGCTACACGGCGGCGCCCTGGTCGCCTCCTACCCTTACGACAACACGCCCAGCGCTAGTAACTATATATTACAACATAATTGTAACTCCTATTGACGCTTGAATTATTTGTCCATCATTCTTTAATTACTGCAAACTTTGGATAAGTCAGATTCACTTATACATGACGAATAAAAATCTGCTAGAGACTACTTACAAAACTATAAAGCGGGTACtgctatataaaatgaataaaatatatcttttaaatcgcaataattttcataattatttttgttagattttttttgtaattcttaGAAATAGAACCTATTTTTAATAGCAGTACGTTCttgttactttttttgttaacaaaacagctcgtatttaataatttaatgacaataCAAACATCTCTGTTAATGCTACCAAAAGGGATTTGCAGGTCGTCCGTTCTTTGCTCGGGtgaagtataatataaatatatttataatgaaagccTTTTTGccatagttattttaaagttctcacatattttaaaatgtaactaaCAGTCCTTTCCCCCACATATCCCCTGAACGCAGTTTTCCAAAGCTACGCGCACAGTCCGTCGGTATCGCCCGATGATGACGTCTTCCAGCACTTGGCCCGCGTGTACTCCAGCAACCACGACAAGATGTCCCGAGGAGTCTCTTGCAAATCCGGATCACCCAAGTTTGATAACGGAATCACTAATGGCGCGGCCTGGTATCCACTGACAGGTAAAAAACTGTACACAGACTctttatacttataacattaatttgttataataactatacatCCATAAATGGCAAAAGAATATGTAGATTTAAAGAAAGCAAATAAAGATTCTGAgagatttaataaagaatGATTACccaaacacaattttattcatataatcctaaataataaagaacacGTCAAtgtcatagaaataaaataatttatttatttttattataaaaatttatttatcattaagaaatgtataaatcaataatacaCAGTTGTTATCAATTAAGAGCCACGATtggattttatgatttatataacagttgtttaataatattataatacaactaTCCTTGTATATTTATCACACAGGCGGAATGCAAGACTACAACTACCTGTGGCATGGATGTATGGAAATTACTCTAGAGATCTCATGCTGCAAATATCCGCTGGCTCATGAGCTACCGAAATACTGGCAGGATAACAAACAGgtaacaaaaactaatatttaaaataaattataaataatccaTAGACAAGCAGCAATACGGAGGGATGTATGGATATCCCGGAATTCCAATTCCCGGAGTGAATCCCGATAGTACTGCACGCCAGCCTTGCCCCTGCATTTCCCGTGGTCAAGGAAGTGTTGTGTCCACCAAGACCTAAATCGTCTTTCTGTTCATGAAGAACTAATGCTCTTCCCAAAATGCTGTTCCGTCCGTGTAGTGATATAAGTCCATCTACAAAATCCACCACAGCAACGTTTTCAGTAACATTTGACACGAACTCCACATTCCCTAAATCACCAACATGTCGTACGTCATGCACTCTATCGCCGTGATTGGTTCCATCAGGGTTAAAGTGAGGTCCCGTGGCGTCGCACGTGCTGGTATCTCCAAGTTCGTGTACATGGAATCCATATAATCCGGGTTTAAGACCTGTTATCTTACCCTGAACTCGCAAACCGCCATCCGTCTCAGTGAAATATATGCTCCCAGTAGCATTCAAAGAAACCAGATTAGCTACAGCAACTCTCGCATCGCCATAGACTGACATCAAGCAGcacaataaaacaacaaatttaacaaacatcTCAAAAGTTTTAGCTTTGAATCAACCTcagtaaatgaaatattttcaataaatccaCATACATATCTTCACACGAACATGATAAGATACGAGATATCGAAAAACataacaacataaaatatatgaaattatccAAACAATATCTAAGATTACCATTGGGTTTTCCGAAAGGACTATTAGATTTCTTttctaacataatataaatctgtAAACCTCAAAGAGCAccagaaaataaatagattaattaattccatGTATTATTCCAGGCGCTTATAAAGTATCTAGCTGAAGCCCACCGCGGCGCCCACGGGTTCGTGATGGACGAACACGGTAACCCGGTGGAAAAGGCTTCGATCAAGGTTAAAGGACGCGAGGTCACGTTCCATACAACTAAATACGGAGAATTCTGGCGTATACTACTCCCTGGAACTTATAGACTAGAGGTGAGTTCAAAACATGCAgctagaataaaaaaattgaataaattttagtgATTTTgaatatctacatatataagtgttaaaaaaattacgaatttttcatttttaatttgagaaAAAAGGATATAGGTGCTTTTCAGACTAAAAAATGCAGAACCTGCTAAAAGAATTAATACGTTTATATGGTATTatagtaatgtatttttattgaacaagGTCGGAGCCGATGGGTATTTACCACAAGAAGTAGAATTCTTCGTCATAGACAGCCACCCCACTCTGTTGAACGTAACGCTGCATTCCGCCAAGGTGAGTTCATTACATTTTAGCATTTACATCATGTATCAAGTGAttctaatttacaaatattattaatggtggaagaatttagttaatatttccCCTAAACATATGTTCAGTAGTACATGGAAACGGGCCCAAAAGAGgttttactaattaatttattatctaattGAATTTAGGTATCCAAccgttatatttgtattaattttttttttttttaattttattatgaatgcTGGGTTTCATAGTCTGTAGGTTcgttttatagaattttgtcTGTCTTTACGTAATGGCATCACACAAACACCTGTGTATGAGGATGGGATCACGAGCTGTCAGATATAACGtgagaaaaataatcatatagaGCGATGTATTAGGATGTATGGCTGTTTAGTTTAGTAAACCCTAATAACCAACAAAATAGGTTTTAGGGTCCCAGTCCATTAATTACCTCAACTTATTGCCTCATGGCtgatcattaaaaatttgttttgaaatatgttaacaaaattttattatatattttgtaatgtatataagagtttatatatatataaaatgtcatgCTATCTTACTAGACAATAAATatcatgatattttaaaatgccttaagaaaataatacctAATATTTAGTAGTTATTGCACCAAACGGAGCCGTTAATGGAATGGGACtctcaaataataatagttgtgGATGACACacagtatatttttacatgcATTTTGTCTACAAACTTTGGTTCCTCCAAAATATATCTTCAATAATCTTAGTTGCAATGATTACATGATTTCTAATACCCTTAGTTATAATGCAATATAAAGCCACAAATTGTAATATAGTCGCACTATAGGGGCACGTGAGCCTGAGTACGCGCGCACCACTAACCAAAACAACTGCGACGAAGAAATCCGTGGCCTTTCCCaaggattaaataaaaaatacccaAACATAACAGACGAAACGAGCATTTTCTATGGGATCTAGCTGTATGTTATTGTAATGCTAATCATATCAAGTTATCACCTCCAATTATATCATCATTCGTCATCACCCATAAGCGTAAAAGTTTCttcataattaatgataaaaattttgtgaagtttatatgtatatgagatCTGAAGAATTGCTTCTACTCGTTCTTTTTAATATGGCAACACTTATAAAGTAgtgttcaaattatttattgaaatataataattgaaaaaaaaaacaaatgtaaattcctaaacgtaaatattattacggaATAATCCGTTGCAAATAATTACattcatacatataataaatacataaaaaattaaaggctATTTCCATGTTTAAATATCTCTATACAAACCAAGAATTCTCGTCTTCAAACTAAACACATTCAGTTTTCAGTTCGTCGTTAATAAATCTTGGCACATGATAGTATAAAGACAGGTATGTTCATGATAAATTCAATACTGTCTCGTATAGTCTGATGATGAGATTGTAATATTTACCTGGAAAAACTGTTTATTGTCTGAAACCCGATGTTAAATGTACAAAACTAAATGTAAAaagtactttattattaattatctgtttaataattttatcactcACCTAAATTAATGCTTCTGTTTAAgaaaacatatgtaaatactgtaataattttcggtgtaaatattatttaagtctaTTTTATGCTtactaagaaatataatgGAATTTTCTCGGATCTTACTTTTAatgctatataaatatcaagaaAATCCAGCCAACACCGTGACTAAGAGTAAGTAATTATACCTGTAGTATAATCTCTATTATGAACCGatttcaaatagaaatatgAAAGCATTAAGTTTGTACGTAAGATTTTGATTTGATggcattatataatatttttatagagtatattttaatagattttaacaGTTACATTAATTCTAGAAGAACATTTacaaaaggaaatatttattaattaataattttctgtttaaaatcggttgtttttgttttaactcTTTCATTAatagtaggtatatatatgtatatattgcaTGATTGCATCCTGCAACGTTTCAGCATGTACATACACTGTTGtgcatataatgtatataatttgttttaatacttatacagactcaaaatatttatacatattttcaataccgccagaataaattatttagaaacacttcctatatttttttctaatactttttattacaatgcaTGATCTGTGGTGttccattttcaaaaataaaaaaggtaagTAGATGACATTCTAATGTCTATGAATGTCATATTCAAAAGCTGTCAAACTTTTTCAGCGTATCGATGGCGGGGGTCCTTACTACCGGCCAGCACCGCGCCCGCCGCCACCGCCCGCGCCGGGTCTGTTCTCAACATTCACTAATTCCATCAACAGTTTCGTATCTAATATATTTGGCTAGGTCCTTCATCGtatgattgttatttattatgtaataacgCTATGTTGATACTTGAGATCACATTCGTCATTTCGTCTACAGTTGAAATTCACTCCTATGTAGTGCAATTTCAGAGTACTAGTACGTACCTACCGAATAGTTATAAGTAATCATTAAACACTTTATAATTTCGATGTAAGACtgcaatagtattttattatcttttaatttatttacacacaACAGAAACCTTTCAAGGTAGTAATTGTCAAGGTAGCAAGATCATATTTTGTGCCTCTTACactatttaatagtttttgacattttcattatttaaacaatactttGAAGAAAATGTCACATTAATAATGTccgacattattttatttaacagctcttgtaaatatattcaagTTAAGCatgcataatttatttaaataaaaaatgttaagcgaaaagatttttattacacaatattaCCAATTAACAATttcctgaaaaaaaaacaaatcataaTGTCTAATCTATTTCATGGGTttcttaaaaaagaaaaaaaaacaactaaaggtatacataatgatgttattaaaaaaaatacattacaatattaacatgCCAGTTcgttcacatttattttttccttacaAAGCTGAAAGGCGGATATTAAAGCTGCCAATTCGATACGCTCGTTACAACCGCTCGCGAGCCTCGCCTCGGAGTCCGCCATCTTCACGAGAAGCGTTATTAGAACATCCGGCGGGAACTTTACTGAAACACATTATGATCCAAcacattgtttaaataatgcgAAACAAATAAGCGGCGGCCTACAACATGTACCTCCTACGATCCGGGactatcgttaggcggtcgatgcgtttctacggttacgTAAAATGCTCCATTTAAATGTCTCGGTCGTAAGACAGGTTATATAGGTCCTACTCCATCCTTAGAAGGAATAgtaaatagctttttaaatgatttcgaCCAGGTAGATAACCAGCTGAtcagtaacgtcaaaaaagaTTGGATCTACGTTATTTgcctatttatttatctttatattcgcgaattttaaggcgcgttgtgttaatagaattcacggttccttgggaagccaacatccccaaagatcACGCCATCAAAGTCAATAAACATTAccagctcacaaacgaactcactaagaatagttTCTTCGTAAATTTGtatgcggtagaagtgggagcgagaggcaTAACAGCTagatctctctacaacctactagacttgggcctgtccagaactgaCATCGATTCATTCTTAGTACGTACTTCGAAGACAGGCCTAGtaagttcttttcaaatttggttaggtagagagaagagcttggacagtggaggtgagcgttagataggggcccctaaacctacacctgggtcgcaagtcccaggcactgtggAAGCTCCTcttcctgcaacgcgatggacccggcacccgcacggtgaatccatgaaatactgagaagtttcgtctcgtctaagaataaaaataatgtttaattaccTCTATGTATGATCGAATGTATTTCTGTCAAGATGTCTCCTAATGCCAGGCCCTTGGAGATTTTGAGATCTTGTATTTCTGAACGGTTTGCTTAGAAAATCTTTGCATACATAGACAATGAAATACAGAACATATCAAAGTAAAGTTAACGTAattctgtattttaaataagaagtaaataaaaaggatACGTTTGAAACATACAGCAAAGTCATTTTCATTGAGAAGACAGttcagtatataatttatgtctgACCGTAAGGGATGTCCCACACAGGTGTAGACGTTGTCTTCGTCCACGTGTTTGTATGCGAGCCACGTGCTTTGTAATGTGTTTAGGACCTTACGCATATCACCGCCGGACAGTGTGAGCAGGGCCTTAACACCGTCCTCTGTTATTGTTACTCTgtggaatatattaaaaaaaaaaaacaacaataaatttctattacatgattaataaagaaattatattatttcctaacgaagtagaatattatattatatttttttgtggtattaattaaattcattattttgattttgcgAACAGTTTCTCTATTCTTCTCAAATATTTAACTGATTTTCATAGGAATTGACGAATTTTTGTTCTTACACATGggcaaaaattaaatcaataatcgAATAAGGATTACAGctgagttataaaataaaacataataactcACTTCTCCTTTTCCGCGATATCTTTCAGTCTTGGGATGATTTGGTTCTGATGGAGAGGGGCGAACCGGAAACGGGTGCAGCGAGACTGAAGGGCGGGAATTATCTTCCCGAGGTAGTTACATATTATACAGAAACGAACGTTCTCTGTGTACTTCTCTATTACTGGAAGACGAATAGAtagaacaattaatattttaattcaaaatacgaATCAAAGACGAATATAACGCGTActtagataaatttaataaataacccTCCAACACAAAAAGGCATATATAAACCTTTAAAttgtacacaaaaatattatctgtatgtCAAATCGCCGTACATAATGTACCAAAAAAGTCTATACTATGGCTattccaatataaattttataaaat of the Danaus plexippus chromosome 13 unlocalized genomic scaffold, MEX_DaPlex mxdp_15, whole genome shotgun sequence genome contains:
- the LOC116770334 gene encoding carboxypeptidase M isoform X1, producing MFQCTKSLSRVFLLLLIFKTSHGQYSPGSSFTEDDATNPSDVESRDVGTELQYKYHDHEEMTRYLRAVSARYPALTALYSIGKSVQGRDLWVMVVSASPYEHMIGKPDVKYVANIHGNEAVGREMLLHLIQYLVTSYETDSYIKWLLDNTRIHLMPSMNPDGFLISREGQCDTIHGRHNARRYDLNRNFPDFFKRNTKQPQPETEAVKEWISKIQFVLSGSLHGGALVASYPYDNTPSANPLNAVFQSYAHSPSVSPDDDVFQHLARVYSSNHDKMSRGVSCKSGSPKFDNGITNGAAWYPLTGGMQDYNYLWHGCMEITLEISCCKYPLAHELPKYWQDNKQALIKYLAEAHRGAHGFVMDEHGNPVEKASIKVKGREVTFHTTKYGEFWRILLPGTYRLEVGADGYLPQEVEFFVIDSHPTLLNVTLHSAKRIDGGGPYYRPAPRPPPPPAPGLFSTFTNSINSFVSNIFG
- the LOC116770334 gene encoding carboxypeptidase M isoform X2; protein product: MFQCTKSLSRVFLLLLIFKTSHGQYSPGSSFTEDDATNPSDVESRDVGTELQYKYHDHEEMTRYLRAVSARYPALTALYSIGKSVQGRDLWVMVVSASPYEHMIGKPDVKYVANIHGNEAVGREMLLHLIQYLVTSYETDSYIKWLLDNTRIHLMPSMNPDGFLISREGQCDTIHGRHNARRYDLNRNFPDFFKRNTKQPQPETEAVKEWISKIQFVLSGSLHGGALVASYPYDNTPSANPLNAVFQSYAHSPSVSPDDDVFQHLARVYSSNHDKMSRGVSCKSGSPKFDNGITNGAAWYPLTGGMQDYNYLWHGCMEITLEISCCKYPLAHELPKYWQDNKQALIKYLAEAHRGAHGFVMDEHGNPVEKASIKVKGREVTFHTTKYGEFWRILLPGTYRLEVGADGYLPQEVEFFVIDSHPTLLNVTLHSAKGHVSLSTRAPLTKTTATKKSVAFPKD
- the LOC116770059 gene encoding replication factor C subunit 5 isoform X1; this translates as MTVGEVGKNLPWVEKYRPSKLEDLVSHDDIVKTINQFMKENQLPHLLFYGPPGTGKTSTILACAKQMYTPQQFNSMVLELNASDDRGIGIVRGQILSFASTRTIFKAGPKLIILDEADAMTNDAQNALRRIIEKYTENVRFCIICNYLGKIIPALQSRCTRFRFAPLHQNQIIPRLKDIAEKEKVTITEDGVKALLTLSGGDMRKVLNTLQSTWLAYKHVDEDNVYTCVGHPLRSDINYILNCLLNENDFAVCFKQIQDLKISKGLALGDILTEIHSIIHRVKFPPDVLITLLVKMADSEARLASGCNERIELAALISAFQLCKEKINVNELAC
- the LOC116770336 gene encoding uncharacterized protein LOC116770336: MFVKFVVLLCCLMSVYGDARVAVANLVSLNATGSIYFTETDGGLRVQGKITGLKPGLYGFHVHELGDTSTCDATGPHFNPDGTNHGDRVHDVRHVGDLGNVEFVSNVTENVAVVDFVDGLISLHGRNSILGRALVLHEQKDDLGLGGHNTSLTTGNAGARLACSTIGIHSGNWNSGISIHPSVLLLVYGLFIIYFKY
- the LOC116770059 gene encoding replication factor C subunit 5 isoform X2, with amino-acid sequence MTVGEVGKNLPWVEKYRPSKLEDLVSHDDIVKTINQFMKENQLPHLLFYGPPGTGKTSTILACAKQMYTPQQFNSMVLELNASDDRGIGIVRGQILSFASTRTIFKAGPKLIILDEADAMTNDAQNALRRIIEKYTENVRFCIICNYLGKIIPALQSRCTRFRFAPLHQNQIIPRLKDIAEKEKVTITEDGVKALLTLSGGDMRKVLNTLQSTWLAYKHVDEDNVYTCVGHPLRSDINYILNCLLNENDFAVCFKQIQDLKISKGLALGDILTEIHSIIHRVPAGCSNNASREDGGLRGEARERL